The nucleotide window TTTCAGAAGCAGCCATCACTTCCTAGCCCAGATATTCTCCTGGCATTCCTCATGGCATTCCTGCAGCACCTGTATCTCATGGCctctctgcacacagcactgaCATCTGCTTTGTGATGGCCTTCCTTCCCTGACAcaccagccatctctctagagcCTTCCTAGTTTTCCAGAAAGAATTGTGCAATGAGCAGAGCACACTGCTCAGTTCCACCTCATCCCAATCCCTGGTAGATGTGCCAGTTCCCCTTCCAGCCCTCTGTCCATTTTACATGAACTCGCAGAGGGGACCAGAGTGATGACAGCAAGGTCAAGGTGAGTGGGATGCTGTTTGGTGAACATAAGAGTGGACAGGTACTGTTAAGTCCTGTCATAACCATGTTTTTTATCCATCCTTTCAACACCAGGAGATGGGTGGGCCAACTCCATGGTGAGGAGGAAACAGATCTGTTCATCCTACCTGCTTCTCCCTGGAGCAGTGCACCGCCCGGGGCATAAGCACTCTATCCTGTAGTGACATCTGCCAAGGCTTTACTCCTCCCATTCCACTCCCTACTTCCAACCAGATCACAACTTCGGGCCACTGTCCTGAGCATCTGTCACTTGTTAGAGGCCCGTTTGGTGATGTCAGGTACTTCAGGGCTCTCCCTGATTGCAGCAACTCCAGGATGACACAGTGTCTGCAGTCATGGCTTTATGAACTCTGCAGTGTAAGGCAAGCTAACTCGATCATCTTTAGGGGACATTCCTACAGCTGGCTCTCACAGGGAGCCTCAGGTTTCTCCTGGTCGTTTCTCCCTTCTTGGGTATTGTTTTCCTCGTCTGTGCACTAAGCCTTTTCTATTTTATACTCGTCATGTGTGACAATTTCCCAAGCCCATGTCACTTTCCCTGTGACTTATTTCCTTATATACAGAATGCCAGGTGTCTCTAAATCAGTCGGTGTTTTCATTGTGCAAAAGGCGATCTGGGTTCACAATACAACAGGCGATCTTCCGACACCCACAGGGCAGTCGCCCTTAACTTGTCTGATTGAGAAATGAGACTTAAATGATGCTGCTGAGGGTGGGCTGTTAATGTCCTGTCCCCTGACATCCAAGGCCATGCTCTGCTAGGCTGGTGTGAGCTGATAGGCTCACCTGGGAGGGGGTGATGCTGAGGATTCCTTTCCATGGCTTGCTGAGGGATTCACCTCCAGATGGCTCCCTGTGGTTAGTCTAGAGGTTACTGCATACATTTCTTTACATCATGCCCAGTTTAAAGACCTTTGGACCTCATGTGCTTGATCTGCGTGTCTGACTGACGAAAGTGTGGTGCCACACCGGGAGACGGCAGGACGGCTGCAGAAACGTTGTCTACGTCTCTCCTGGCCTGGTGGCCCTTGAGATGACAGGATGGCATTGCCACCTTCTTATTCTGTCTTCTGGATGAAGGAGGCTTCTCTGGTGGTCACCTCCAGAAAAATAAGGTTTTCCAGTGGTTCCAAGGCCTCATCTACTGAAGTTGTGTTTTCATGAGATCAATCTCATTTTCCTGAATGAGGGTTTGCAGTTGCAGTTTACAAAGGACCATGGACAACAGAGTCACTGTCCTGTTGTGGTGAAAATGTACAATTTACATTTCACAATGTGCTGTGTAGGATTGAAggttcctccttctcctcctcctcctcctcctcctcctcctcctcctcctcctcctcctccttcttcttctctctctctctctctctctctctctctctctctctctctctctctctccctctgtctctctctgtctctctctctctcgtagaTTTTGTTTCTGAAATCTGCTGACTGAGACTGGGATTTTGTCATTAAGCCCATATACtatacaatgaaaataataactcAAGGGTAATTCAGTAAATAATTCAGTAAATCTTATTTAAAACTCTGCTTGTACTGTTACTGCTATTATTCTTACATTATTATAACTATTAAATTTATAAAAGTTTAACTTGTCCTAAGGATTATATAGAATTTTATTTAGGAAAATTTCCACGCATATATGTATTCTTACTACATGCATGTTTGGTGCCTGTGGACCTCAGAAGCAGcttttggatcccttggaactggtgcTCCAGGTGGTTTGggactgccgtgtgggtgctgggaactgaacctgggtcctctgcaagagcagcagatgctcCAACCAtgtagccatctctccagatacGTCTCTAACTGTTTAAACTGACCATCGACCTtagctctgatttctttcttttcatttcatttatttagtttgtggGCAAGGAGAAGGAGGCATGCTTACCACAGCACACTCGTTGGGGTCCTCGGAGTTGGCTCTTCCCTTCCAGAATGTAAATCCCAGGAATCAAGCTCACATCATGATGATTGAAAGCCAGCCCATCTGCACACTGAGCACATAGCTGGTACGGTGTTCAGGAACTTGGAAACTTCTGCTTCTCCCTCACATCTTCCAAGTTCCCTGGTCTAAATGAGATAAAATCAACACAACCTTGAATTTCAGATGATAATTGCTATATGACTaggaacattttatattattatgcAATTCAGGACTATGATACTTGAATTAAAGTAAATGTTTGCACTGCATGAGAAAGAACCTTCCAGAAGATCCTCCATCAAATCTTCTGGTGTACATCTGAGGCTTGGACTTCCTGAGTCTGAGAAAAATCACTGCTTTCTCAAGGAGGTATGGATGCCTAGATGCCTGTGCAGCCCACTTTTAGaatgagtttgataatttttctttccttaaaaccCTACAATGGGAATGGCTCTGAATCTATTGTAATTACAATtctacttctatttatttattgtcacgTGCTGGAGGAGAAAAACCCCAGACCATGCTCCTGCCAGTATATAATAACTGGGCGCTTCTCACCGAGGCTTTTGCTATGCTGTGAAGTGAACATATATCTCAGATGCAGTTACAAAATTGGATTCACAGAAAATGCCTAAAATGCTACCAGTGTGCTCTGGAAGGGAGGGCTCAGACATTCTACTGCTTTCATATTTGATCTTTTCTGTTTCAAGCAGAGCAGAGTGATCAATTGTATTAAAAACTTTATTAACCCTCCCAAGTCATAAACATAAGGAACCTCTCGAGAATAAAGCCAGCAGCAGACACTTCCACAGCTCACCCTGGGCAGGAAACACCGCCATGCCTGGTATGTAGACGTCATCTTTTTTCACGCCTAGGGCTTCCCTGACACAACACGCGACTGTCCGTTTGTTCTAGAGGAGGTGAGCGCAGCTCGGCCTCACAGTGCTCACGGGCACACTCAGAGGAAATGGCAGACTGTGGGTAGAATGTGATGCAGTCGGGACTCAGTTCCCACACACGAAGAGGATTAGGTCTGCCGCAAACGAGCAGAACAAAGAGAGGTGGAATAAAACGGCTCTGGCCTGTTTGACCCCAGGACACTGTTTCATGCCAGGGTCTCATTTCTACTTTCCTGTAACCCTCACTGACCTTCATCCAAAACTGTGGCGCTCTGTGTGCCTGATGTCAAGATGATACAGATGAAAGACAAGTTGCTTTCGCCTCAGGAAACCTCAACTATGAAGCGACaggaaaagaaatgtttctaTGATACATGGCAATTTTTAATGTGAAAGGAAGCTTAGACAGTGGTGGGCATAAGTGTTGGAATGGCAGAGAGGGGTGATGGCTTCCGGACAGTTTGAAGGGAGGCGATGTTAAGGGGAATAAGGCTGAACTGTGAAGCATCGACAAGTCTTCCTGAGGTAGCGATGCTGTTGTTGACTGCAGTTGATGAGCAAGGCTGGATTTGTGATATGGAATCTTCTCGCTGTCCTCCCCGCACAGTTCCTACCTGCTTCTTTCaggtataaaatgaataaaatcaataaacTGTCCCATAACACTAAGGTAAGAAACACCATTTATTTCGAAGCTGGAATTGGAGTCGCAGGCAACAGTTTCCTTGTTCTCTTCCACATCCTCAGGCTCATTCATGGGCAGAAGTCCAGACTCACTGACCTGCCCATTGGTCTCTTGGCTCTAATCCACATGCTGATGCTGATAGCTATGAGTTTTCTAACTACAGACATTTTTATGCCTCGGAGAAGATGGGGTGACACCACATGCAAATTTATTATGTTCTCGTACAGGTATTTAAGGagcctctctctctgtgcctctagCCTGCTCAGCATCCTCCAGGCCGTCACCCTCAGTCCCAGAAGCTCCTGTCTAGCAAAGTTCAAGTGTAAATCTCCACGCTACATGCTAGGTTGCCTTCTTTTCCTCAGTGTCGTCTATGCGTCCATTAGCTTTCCCCTCTTATCATATGTGATTGCGACCCCTAATTTGACCTCATCTAGTCTTATCTACCTCACCGAATCTTGCTCTCTTGTACCCGTGAGCTCCTTTGTCCGGCacacattttatatatctttAGTTGTCAGAGACGCCATTTTTGTAGGTCTCATGGCCTTCTCCAGTGGGTACATGGTGACTTTCCTGTATAAACACAAGAAGCAGTCACAGCTTCTCCACAGCACCAGGCTTTCCCTTAAAGCATTCCCAGAACAAAGAGCCACATGGACCATTCTGTACCTCATGAGTTTCTTTGTTGTGATGTATACCTTGGACAACTTCCTTGCCTACTTAAGACTCAGAAGTGATGATCCCGTGATTTATTGCATGTTGATTCTCATAGGCCATAGCTATGCCACAGTCAGTCCTTTTCTGGTCCTCAGCACTGAAAGAAGTTTAATTAACGCTTTTAAATCCATGTACGCAAGGACAGTAAACATGTATGGCTGAAGGATGCATGCCTGAGTTCCCTTAAGATGAGGCGGTACACTGCCACCAGAGCTATGCTGTGAGATTGCTCATGTGCACTTCTTTAAAGTGaaaattttaaagtgttattcttttttattttttataaattattatttatgtatatgatgctctatatgcacatgtgccttcgtgccagaagagggcatcagatcccattatagatgactatgaaccaccatgtgatcgatgggatttgaacttaggatctctggaagagctcCCAAAGCTCAACTgttgagccatccttccagcccccagagttattactttttattgctgttaAACCTATTTACTTTGATATATATAGCTGGCAGACATAAAAGAAAAGCCACATGCTGGATATATAAGTGTATTATACTCGCCGGGGTATCTTCAAGGGAGATATTGGAAAGTGAATCTTCCTTGCCATGTTGTCATGGTCTGGGCCACCCATACTAATTTAAAATATCTGACAGATGTGATCTCTGATTTACCAAATTAGGTATGCAAACActtattattataataatcatATAACCAAAAtacaaaccacacatacacacagaacagagactgagacagacagagagacacagagagaaacacacacatacagagacaaacacacacacacacacacacacacacacacacacacacacacacagagtccatgTATAATACGCAATCCTAAGGATGGCTAAACAAATTGCAGCCTCTCTACACTGGGTTGTTATTCAGCTTTCAAAGGAAAGTGGATTCTTCACATGGTACCACACAAATGAGCATGAAGCCACCAAGCTGACTGAATAAGAGTCATGCAGAGTGAATTCTGTGTGGATTACTTGGAGCAGGAAGAGCTAAGAGACTCACACAGGTAGAGACAAAGCAGAAGGTTGTTCTCAGCTCAGGAGGGATGGCCatgagtggggtgggggagaagtgGTACAGATGGTTGGTAAAAACgtaaatccccttgatctccttttgtggTGTTATTGccctagctagaacctcaagaactatattgaacagatatagagagtggacaaccttgtctcgttcctgatttcagtgggattgttgtgagtttctctctatttagtttgatgttgg belongs to Microtus pennsylvanicus isolate mMicPen1 chromosome 8, mMicPen1.hap1, whole genome shotgun sequence and includes:
- the LOC142855322 gene encoding vomeronasal type-1 receptor 54-like; translated protein: MNKINKLSHNTKVRNTIYFEAGIGVAGNSFLVLFHILRLIHGQKSRLTDLPIGLLALIHMLMLIAMSFLTTDIFMPRRRWGDTTCKFIMFSYRYLRSLSLCASSLLSILQAVTLSPRSSCLAKFKCKSPRYMLGCLLFLSVVYASISFPLLSYVIATPNLTSSSLIYLTESCSLVPVSSFVRHTFYISLVVRDAIFVGLMAFSSGYMVTFLYKHKKQSQLLHSTRLSLKAFPEQRATWTILYLMSFFVVMYTLDNFLAYLRLRSDDPVIYCMLILIGHSYATVSPFLVLSTERSLINAFKSMYARTVNMYG